The Narcine bancroftii isolate sNarBan1 chromosome 6, sNarBan1.hap1, whole genome shotgun sequence genome window below encodes:
- the LOC138735989 gene encoding uncharacterized protein isoform X3: MGTYAAPQYPVNMYAKIQYPVGTYATSRYPVETYATSEYLAGTRVTSQHPAGTFATSHYPLNTYGKVDYSMGTNAKPEYPTGIYAKNEYPLGTYSTSQYPGGTFAIPHYPGGNYTAAQYPGGTYRSSETHAKTQYPISSEPQYPGSFYAPDQYPMKTYVMGQYHMGTYNAVPYHIRNLVTGHYPLMTHFVHPYAVRNYTVGRNHVQTYRAGQNSLQTHLSLDNSVRTVTTNHDTDQTVIKNNNSNQDLEITIAAYEDLARAESEDHDFERTDSADQERDMVDSDNKDFERTDMADQDSERIEIIDQEATRYSSEDKDSLRGDSVDQDSVRTGSTEQYSAKTDSVDQNPMKSNSRNQDLLCIDKDQDPLRTDHAEQSAVMNNSIGQDLERMKSIAEGPMRTYLVPQYPLDAFIIDQYPMMIKSAKEYYEQAFSTPHFPVRTCIVNPVSTRAYMTVRDSAWTDNSRQDSTKTGSPIQIPAKAQSTEQSLAKRRSQEQTPAKRSPELSLAKSRSPEPSPVKSRSPEPSPVKSRSPELIPVKSRSPEPSPVKSRSLETSPVKSRSPEPSPVKSRSPEPSPVKSRSPEPSPVKNRSPEPSPVKSRSPEPSPVKSRSSEANPVRSRSPEPRSAKPRTPEYSLSKTRNLEQNFVKTRSPGQSSLKTRNPGLISDKARGLGQSFEKTQNPSQGPVDIRDQVQTSIKSNVPDQEDTIIKSKEPIGTYVSPQYPVAIQFVDSYPIRSYLISHSSGTYFEPLKTYVMPSYPVRNCVTPQYPLQAFVQYPLMNYSSPQYPVRSYKVPVYPLKTNIESKYPARCISL; this comes from the coding sequence ATGGGAACCTATGCTGCACCTCAATATCCTGTGAATATGTATGCTAAAATTCAGTATCCTGTGGGGACCTATGCTACATCTCGATATCCTGTAGAGACCTATGCTACATCAGAATATCTTGCAGGGACACGCGTCACATCTCAGCATCCTGCAGGAACCTTTGCTACATCTCACTATCCATTGAACACTTATGGCAAAGTTGACTATTCTATGGGAACCAATGCCAAACCAGAATATCCTACAGGTATCTATGCCAAAAATGAGTATCCTCTGGGAACCTACTCCACGTCTCAGTATCCTGGAGGGACCTTTGCCATACCTCATTACCCTGGAGGGAACTACACTGCAGCTCAGTACCCTGGAGGGACCTATAGGTCATCTGAAACACATGCTAAAACTCAGTATCCTATCTCTAGTGAACCACAGTATCCTGGAAGCTTCTATGCACCAGATCAATATCCTATGAAGACTTATGTCATGGGTCAATATCACATGGGTACCTACAACGCAGTTCCATATCACATTAGAAACTTGGTCACTGGTCACTATCCTTTGATGACCCACTTTGTACATCCCTATGCAGTGAGGAATTATACTGTGGGCCGCAATCATGTGCAAACTTACAGAGCAGGCCAAAACTCTTTGCAAACCCATCTTTCATTGGATAATTCTGTGAGAACTGTTACTACAAACCATGATACAGATCAGACTGTTATAAAAAACAATAACTCAAACCAAGATCTTGAAATAACCATTGCAGCATATGAGGATCTTGCAAGGGCTGAGAGTGAAGACCATGATTTTGAAAGGACTGATAGTGCAGACCAAGAACGTGATATGGTAGACAGTGACAACAAGGATTTTGAAAGAACAGATATGGCAGACCAGGATTCTGAAAGGATTGAGATTATAGACCAGGAAGCTACGAGATACAGTAGTGAAGACAAGGATTCTCTGAGGGGTGACAGTGTAGACCAAGATTCTGTGAGGACTGGCAGCACAGAGCAGTATTCTGCAAAGACTGACAGTGTAGACCAGAATCCTATGAAAAGTAACAGCAGAAATCAGGATCTTTTATGCATTGACAAAGACCAGGATCCTTTGAGGACAGATCATGCTGAGCAAAGTGCTGTAATGAACAACAGTATAGGTCAGGATCTGGAGAGGATGAAAAGCATAGCCGAGGGCCCTATGAGAACATACCTTGTACCTCAGTATCCTTTGGATGCCTTCATCATAGACCAATATCCTATGATGATCAAGAGTGCAAAGGAATACTATGAACAGGCTTTCTCTACACCTCATTTTCCTGTGAGAACTTGCATCGTAAACCCAGTTTCTACAAGGGCCTATATGACAGTTCGTGATTCTGCCTGGACTGACAATTCAAGGCAGGACTCCACTAAAACTGGGAGCCCAATACAGATTCCTGCAAAGGCACAAAGTACAGAACAGAGTCTTGCAAAGAGAAGGAGCCAAGAACAGACTCCTGCAAAGAGAAGCCCAGAATTGAGTCTTGCAAAGAGCAGAAGCCCAGAACCAAGTCCTGTAAAGAGCAGAAGCCCAGAACCAAGTCCTGTAAAGAGCAGAAGCCCAGAATTGATTCCTGTAAAGAGCAGAAGCCCAGAACCAAGTCCTGTAAAGAGCAGAAGCCTAGAAACAAGTCCTGTAAAGAGCAGAAGCCCAGAACCAAGTCCTGTAAAGAGCAGAAGCCCAGAACCAAGTCCTGTAAAGAGCAGAAGCCCAGAACCAAGTCCTGTAaagaacagaagcccagaaccGAGTCCTGTAAAGAGCAGAAGCCCAGAACCAAGTCCTGTAAAGAGCAGAAGCTCAGAAGCAAATCCTGTAAGGAGCAGAAGCCCAGAACCAAGATCTGCAAAGCCCAGGACCCCAGAATATAGTCTTTCAAAGACCAGGAACCTAGAACAGAATTTTGTAAAGACAAGAAGTCCTGGCCAGAGTTCACTAAAGACCAGAAATCCTGGCCTAATATCAGACAAGGCCAGAGGTCTAGGCCAGAGTTTCGAAAAGACTCAAAATCCAAGCCAAGGTCCTGTGGATATTAGAGACCAAGTCCAGACCTCTATAAAGAGCAATGTCCCAGACCAGGAAGACACAATAATCAAGTCAAAGGAACCTATAGGCACCTATGTCTCACCTCAGTACCCTGTAGCGATCCAATTTGTGGACTCATATCCAATTAGAAGCTATCTAATATCTCATTCTTCAGGAACTTACTTTGAACCTCTGAAAACCTATGTGATGCCTTCATATCCAGTGAGAAACTGTGTTACACCTCAATATCCTTTGCAGGCCTTTGTCCAATATCCCTTGATGAACTACAGTTCACCACAGTATCCTGTGAGATCCTACAAAGTTCCTGTGTATCCTTTGAAGACCAACATTGAATCTAAATATCCTGCCAGGTGCATCAGTCTTTAA
- the LOC138735989 gene encoding uncharacterized protein isoform X1: MDLLREHQRMEYETSSFPMGTYAAPQYPVNMYAKIQYPVGTYATSRYPVETYATSEYLAGTRVTSQHPAGTFATSHYPLNTYGKVDYSMGTNAKPEYPTGIYAKNEYPLGTYSTSQYPGGTFAIPHYPGGNYTAAQYPGGTYRSSETHAKTQYPISSEPQYPGSFYAPDQYPMKTYVMGQYHMGTYNAVPYHIRNLVTGHYPLMTHFVHPYAVRNYTVGRNHVQTYRAGQNSLQTHLSLDNSVRTVTTNHDTDQTVIKNNNSNQDLEITIAAYEDLARAESEDHDFERTDSADQERDMVDSDNKDFERTDMADQDSERIEIIDQEATRYSSEDKDSLRGDSVDQDSVRTGSTEQYSAKTDSVDQNPMKSNSRNQDLLCIDKDQDPLRTDHAEQSAVMNNSIGQDLERMKSIAEGPMRTYLVPQYPLDAFIIDQYPMMIKSAKEYYEQAFSTPHFPVRTCIVNPVSTRAYMTVRDSAWTDNSRQDSTKTGSPIQIPAKAQSTEQSLAKRRSQEQTPAKRSPELSLAKSRSPEPSPVKSRSPEPSPVKSRSPELIPVKSRSPEPSPVKSRSLETSPVKSRSPEPSPVKSRSPEPSPVKSRSPEPSPVKNRSPEPSPVKSRSPEPSPVKSRSSEANPVRSRSPEPRSAKPRTPEYSLSKTRNLEQNFVKTRSPGQSSLKTRNPGLISDKARGLGQSFEKTQNPSQGPVDIRDQVQTSIKSNVPDQEDTIIKSKEPIGTYVSPQYPVAIQFVDSYPIRSYLISHSSGTYFEPLKTYVMPSYPVRNCVTPQYPLQAFVQYPLMNYSSPQYPVRSYKVPVYPLKTNIESKYPARCISL; this comes from the exons ATG GATCTCTTGAGAGAACACCAGAGAATG GAATATGAAACATCATCATTTCCAATGGGAACCTATGCTGCACCTCAATATCCTGTGAATATGTATGCTAAAATTCAGTATCCTGTGGGGACCTATGCTACATCTCGATATCCTGTAGAGACCTATGCTACATCAGAATATCTTGCAGGGACACGCGTCACATCTCAGCATCCTGCAGGAACCTTTGCTACATCTCACTATCCATTGAACACTTATGGCAAAGTTGACTATTCTATGGGAACCAATGCCAAACCAGAATATCCTACAGGTATCTATGCCAAAAATGAGTATCCTCTGGGAACCTACTCCACGTCTCAGTATCCTGGAGGGACCTTTGCCATACCTCATTACCCTGGAGGGAACTACACTGCAGCTCAGTACCCTGGAGGGACCTATAGGTCATCTGAAACACATGCTAAAACTCAGTATCCTATCTCTAGTGAACCACAGTATCCTGGAAGCTTCTATGCACCAGATCAATATCCTATGAAGACTTATGTCATGGGTCAATATCACATGGGTACCTACAACGCAGTTCCATATCACATTAGAAACTTGGTCACTGGTCACTATCCTTTGATGACCCACTTTGTACATCCCTATGCAGTGAGGAATTATACTGTGGGCCGCAATCATGTGCAAACTTACAGAGCAGGCCAAAACTCTTTGCAAACCCATCTTTCATTGGATAATTCTGTGAGAACTGTTACTACAAACCATGATACAGATCAGACTGTTATAAAAAACAATAACTCAAACCAAGATCTTGAAATAACCATTGCAGCATATGAGGATCTTGCAAGGGCTGAGAGTGAAGACCATGATTTTGAAAGGACTGATAGTGCAGACCAAGAACGTGATATGGTAGACAGTGACAACAAGGATTTTGAAAGAACAGATATGGCAGACCAGGATTCTGAAAGGATTGAGATTATAGACCAGGAAGCTACGAGATACAGTAGTGAAGACAAGGATTCTCTGAGGGGTGACAGTGTAGACCAAGATTCTGTGAGGACTGGCAGCACAGAGCAGTATTCTGCAAAGACTGACAGTGTAGACCAGAATCCTATGAAAAGTAACAGCAGAAATCAGGATCTTTTATGCATTGACAAAGACCAGGATCCTTTGAGGACAGATCATGCTGAGCAAAGTGCTGTAATGAACAACAGTATAGGTCAGGATCTGGAGAGGATGAAAAGCATAGCCGAGGGCCCTATGAGAACATACCTTGTACCTCAGTATCCTTTGGATGCCTTCATCATAGACCAATATCCTATGATGATCAAGAGTGCAAAGGAATACTATGAACAGGCTTTCTCTACACCTCATTTTCCTGTGAGAACTTGCATCGTAAACCCAGTTTCTACAAGGGCCTATATGACAGTTCGTGATTCTGCCTGGACTGACAATTCAAGGCAGGACTCCACTAAAACTGGGAGCCCAATACAGATTCCTGCAAAGGCACAAAGTACAGAACAGAGTCTTGCAAAGAGAAGGAGCCAAGAACAGACTCCTGCAAAGAGAAGCCCAGAATTGAGTCTTGCAAAGAGCAGAAGCCCAGAACCAAGTCCTGTAAAGAGCAGAAGCCCAGAACCAAGTCCTGTAAAGAGCAGAAGCCCAGAATTGATTCCTGTAAAGAGCAGAAGCCCAGAACCAAGTCCTGTAAAGAGCAGAAGCCTAGAAACAAGTCCTGTAAAGAGCAGAAGCCCAGAACCAAGTCCTGTAAAGAGCAGAAGCCCAGAACCAAGTCCTGTAAAGAGCAGAAGCCCAGAACCAAGTCCTGTAaagaacagaagcccagaaccGAGTCCTGTAAAGAGCAGAAGCCCAGAACCAAGTCCTGTAAAGAGCAGAAGCTCAGAAGCAAATCCTGTAAGGAGCAGAAGCCCAGAACCAAGATCTGCAAAGCCCAGGACCCCAGAATATAGTCTTTCAAAGACCAGGAACCTAGAACAGAATTTTGTAAAGACAAGAAGTCCTGGCCAGAGTTCACTAAAGACCAGAAATCCTGGCCTAATATCAGACAAGGCCAGAGGTCTAGGCCAGAGTTTCGAAAAGACTCAAAATCCAAGCCAAGGTCCTGTGGATATTAGAGACCAAGTCCAGACCTCTATAAAGAGCAATGTCCCAGACCAGGAAGACACAATAATCAAGTCAAAGGAACCTATAGGCACCTATGTCTCACCTCAGTACCCTGTAGCGATCCAATTTGTGGACTCATATCCAATTAGAAGCTATCTAATATCTCATTCTTCAGGAACTTACTTTGAACCTCTGAAAACCTATGTGATGCCTTCATATCCAGTGAGAAACTGTGTTACACCTCAATATCCTTTGCAGGCCTTTGTCCAATATCCCTTGATGAACTACAGTTCACCACAGTATCCTGTGAGATCCTACAAAGTTCCTGTGTATCCTTTGAAGACCAACATTGAATCTAAATATCCTGCCAGGTGCATCAGTCTTTAA
- the LOC138735989 gene encoding proteoglycan 4-like isoform X4 has product MGTNAKPEYPTGIYAKNEYPLGTYSTSQYPGGTFAIPHYPGGNYTAAQYPGGTYRSSETHAKTQYPISSEPQYPGSFYAPDQYPMKTYVMGQYHMGTYNAVPYHIRNLVTGHYPLMTHFVHPYAVRNYTVGRNHVQTYRAGQNSLQTHLSLDNSVRTVTTNHDTDQTVIKNNNSNQDLEITIAAYEDLARAESEDHDFERTDSADQERDMVDSDNKDFERTDMADQDSERIEIIDQEATRYSSEDKDSLRGDSVDQDSVRTGSTEQYSAKTDSVDQNPMKSNSRNQDLLCIDKDQDPLRTDHAEQSAVMNNSIGQDLERMKSIAEGPMRTYLVPQYPLDAFIIDQYPMMIKSAKEYYEQAFSTPHFPVRTCIVNPVSTRAYMTVRDSAWTDNSRQDSTKTGSPIQIPAKAQSTEQSLAKRRSQEQTPAKRSPELSLAKSRSPEPSPVKSRSPEPSPVKSRSPELIPVKSRSPEPSPVKSRSLETSPVKSRSPEPSPVKSRSPEPSPVKSRSPEPSPVKNRSPEPSPVKSRSPEPSPVKSRSSEANPVRSRSPEPRSAKPRTPEYSLSKTRNLEQNFVKTRSPGQSSLKTRNPGLISDKARGLGQSFEKTQNPSQGPVDIRDQVQTSIKSNVPDQEDTIIKSKEPIGTYVSPQYPVAIQFVDSYPIRSYLISHSSGTYFEPLKTYVMPSYPVRNCVTPQYPLQAFVQYPLMNYSSPQYPVRSYKVPVYPLKTNIESKYPARCISL; this is encoded by the coding sequence ATGGGAACCAATGCCAAACCAGAATATCCTACAGGTATCTATGCCAAAAATGAGTATCCTCTGGGAACCTACTCCACGTCTCAGTATCCTGGAGGGACCTTTGCCATACCTCATTACCCTGGAGGGAACTACACTGCAGCTCAGTACCCTGGAGGGACCTATAGGTCATCTGAAACACATGCTAAAACTCAGTATCCTATCTCTAGTGAACCACAGTATCCTGGAAGCTTCTATGCACCAGATCAATATCCTATGAAGACTTATGTCATGGGTCAATATCACATGGGTACCTACAACGCAGTTCCATATCACATTAGAAACTTGGTCACTGGTCACTATCCTTTGATGACCCACTTTGTACATCCCTATGCAGTGAGGAATTATACTGTGGGCCGCAATCATGTGCAAACTTACAGAGCAGGCCAAAACTCTTTGCAAACCCATCTTTCATTGGATAATTCTGTGAGAACTGTTACTACAAACCATGATACAGATCAGACTGTTATAAAAAACAATAACTCAAACCAAGATCTTGAAATAACCATTGCAGCATATGAGGATCTTGCAAGGGCTGAGAGTGAAGACCATGATTTTGAAAGGACTGATAGTGCAGACCAAGAACGTGATATGGTAGACAGTGACAACAAGGATTTTGAAAGAACAGATATGGCAGACCAGGATTCTGAAAGGATTGAGATTATAGACCAGGAAGCTACGAGATACAGTAGTGAAGACAAGGATTCTCTGAGGGGTGACAGTGTAGACCAAGATTCTGTGAGGACTGGCAGCACAGAGCAGTATTCTGCAAAGACTGACAGTGTAGACCAGAATCCTATGAAAAGTAACAGCAGAAATCAGGATCTTTTATGCATTGACAAAGACCAGGATCCTTTGAGGACAGATCATGCTGAGCAAAGTGCTGTAATGAACAACAGTATAGGTCAGGATCTGGAGAGGATGAAAAGCATAGCCGAGGGCCCTATGAGAACATACCTTGTACCTCAGTATCCTTTGGATGCCTTCATCATAGACCAATATCCTATGATGATCAAGAGTGCAAAGGAATACTATGAACAGGCTTTCTCTACACCTCATTTTCCTGTGAGAACTTGCATCGTAAACCCAGTTTCTACAAGGGCCTATATGACAGTTCGTGATTCTGCCTGGACTGACAATTCAAGGCAGGACTCCACTAAAACTGGGAGCCCAATACAGATTCCTGCAAAGGCACAAAGTACAGAACAGAGTCTTGCAAAGAGAAGGAGCCAAGAACAGACTCCTGCAAAGAGAAGCCCAGAATTGAGTCTTGCAAAGAGCAGAAGCCCAGAACCAAGTCCTGTAAAGAGCAGAAGCCCAGAACCAAGTCCTGTAAAGAGCAGAAGCCCAGAATTGATTCCTGTAAAGAGCAGAAGCCCAGAACCAAGTCCTGTAAAGAGCAGAAGCCTAGAAACAAGTCCTGTAAAGAGCAGAAGCCCAGAACCAAGTCCTGTAAAGAGCAGAAGCCCAGAACCAAGTCCTGTAAAGAGCAGAAGCCCAGAACCAAGTCCTGTAaagaacagaagcccagaaccGAGTCCTGTAAAGAGCAGAAGCCCAGAACCAAGTCCTGTAAAGAGCAGAAGCTCAGAAGCAAATCCTGTAAGGAGCAGAAGCCCAGAACCAAGATCTGCAAAGCCCAGGACCCCAGAATATAGTCTTTCAAAGACCAGGAACCTAGAACAGAATTTTGTAAAGACAAGAAGTCCTGGCCAGAGTTCACTAAAGACCAGAAATCCTGGCCTAATATCAGACAAGGCCAGAGGTCTAGGCCAGAGTTTCGAAAAGACTCAAAATCCAAGCCAAGGTCCTGTGGATATTAGAGACCAAGTCCAGACCTCTATAAAGAGCAATGTCCCAGACCAGGAAGACACAATAATCAAGTCAAAGGAACCTATAGGCACCTATGTCTCACCTCAGTACCCTGTAGCGATCCAATTTGTGGACTCATATCCAATTAGAAGCTATCTAATATCTCATTCTTCAGGAACTTACTTTGAACCTCTGAAAACCTATGTGATGCCTTCATATCCAGTGAGAAACTGTGTTACACCTCAATATCCTTTGCAGGCCTTTGTCCAATATCCCTTGATGAACTACAGTTCACCACAGTATCCTGTGAGATCCTACAAAGTTCCTGTGTATCCTTTGAAGACCAACATTGAATCTAAATATCCTGCCAGGTGCATCAGTCTTTAA
- the LOC138735989 gene encoding uncharacterized protein isoform X2, producing the protein MEYETSSFPMGTYAAPQYPVNMYAKIQYPVGTYATSRYPVETYATSEYLAGTRVTSQHPAGTFATSHYPLNTYGKVDYSMGTNAKPEYPTGIYAKNEYPLGTYSTSQYPGGTFAIPHYPGGNYTAAQYPGGTYRSSETHAKTQYPISSEPQYPGSFYAPDQYPMKTYVMGQYHMGTYNAVPYHIRNLVTGHYPLMTHFVHPYAVRNYTVGRNHVQTYRAGQNSLQTHLSLDNSVRTVTTNHDTDQTVIKNNNSNQDLEITIAAYEDLARAESEDHDFERTDSADQERDMVDSDNKDFERTDMADQDSERIEIIDQEATRYSSEDKDSLRGDSVDQDSVRTGSTEQYSAKTDSVDQNPMKSNSRNQDLLCIDKDQDPLRTDHAEQSAVMNNSIGQDLERMKSIAEGPMRTYLVPQYPLDAFIIDQYPMMIKSAKEYYEQAFSTPHFPVRTCIVNPVSTRAYMTVRDSAWTDNSRQDSTKTGSPIQIPAKAQSTEQSLAKRRSQEQTPAKRSPELSLAKSRSPEPSPVKSRSPEPSPVKSRSPELIPVKSRSPEPSPVKSRSLETSPVKSRSPEPSPVKSRSPEPSPVKSRSPEPSPVKNRSPEPSPVKSRSPEPSPVKSRSSEANPVRSRSPEPRSAKPRTPEYSLSKTRNLEQNFVKTRSPGQSSLKTRNPGLISDKARGLGQSFEKTQNPSQGPVDIRDQVQTSIKSNVPDQEDTIIKSKEPIGTYVSPQYPVAIQFVDSYPIRSYLISHSSGTYFEPLKTYVMPSYPVRNCVTPQYPLQAFVQYPLMNYSSPQYPVRSYKVPVYPLKTNIESKYPARCISL; encoded by the exons ATG GAATATGAAACATCATCATTTCCAATGGGAACCTATGCTGCACCTCAATATCCTGTGAATATGTATGCTAAAATTCAGTATCCTGTGGGGACCTATGCTACATCTCGATATCCTGTAGAGACCTATGCTACATCAGAATATCTTGCAGGGACACGCGTCACATCTCAGCATCCTGCAGGAACCTTTGCTACATCTCACTATCCATTGAACACTTATGGCAAAGTTGACTATTCTATGGGAACCAATGCCAAACCAGAATATCCTACAGGTATCTATGCCAAAAATGAGTATCCTCTGGGAACCTACTCCACGTCTCAGTATCCTGGAGGGACCTTTGCCATACCTCATTACCCTGGAGGGAACTACACTGCAGCTCAGTACCCTGGAGGGACCTATAGGTCATCTGAAACACATGCTAAAACTCAGTATCCTATCTCTAGTGAACCACAGTATCCTGGAAGCTTCTATGCACCAGATCAATATCCTATGAAGACTTATGTCATGGGTCAATATCACATGGGTACCTACAACGCAGTTCCATATCACATTAGAAACTTGGTCACTGGTCACTATCCTTTGATGACCCACTTTGTACATCCCTATGCAGTGAGGAATTATACTGTGGGCCGCAATCATGTGCAAACTTACAGAGCAGGCCAAAACTCTTTGCAAACCCATCTTTCATTGGATAATTCTGTGAGAACTGTTACTACAAACCATGATACAGATCAGACTGTTATAAAAAACAATAACTCAAACCAAGATCTTGAAATAACCATTGCAGCATATGAGGATCTTGCAAGGGCTGAGAGTGAAGACCATGATTTTGAAAGGACTGATAGTGCAGACCAAGAACGTGATATGGTAGACAGTGACAACAAGGATTTTGAAAGAACAGATATGGCAGACCAGGATTCTGAAAGGATTGAGATTATAGACCAGGAAGCTACGAGATACAGTAGTGAAGACAAGGATTCTCTGAGGGGTGACAGTGTAGACCAAGATTCTGTGAGGACTGGCAGCACAGAGCAGTATTCTGCAAAGACTGACAGTGTAGACCAGAATCCTATGAAAAGTAACAGCAGAAATCAGGATCTTTTATGCATTGACAAAGACCAGGATCCTTTGAGGACAGATCATGCTGAGCAAAGTGCTGTAATGAACAACAGTATAGGTCAGGATCTGGAGAGGATGAAAAGCATAGCCGAGGGCCCTATGAGAACATACCTTGTACCTCAGTATCCTTTGGATGCCTTCATCATAGACCAATATCCTATGATGATCAAGAGTGCAAAGGAATACTATGAACAGGCTTTCTCTACACCTCATTTTCCTGTGAGAACTTGCATCGTAAACCCAGTTTCTACAAGGGCCTATATGACAGTTCGTGATTCTGCCTGGACTGACAATTCAAGGCAGGACTCCACTAAAACTGGGAGCCCAATACAGATTCCTGCAAAGGCACAAAGTACAGAACAGAGTCTTGCAAAGAGAAGGAGCCAAGAACAGACTCCTGCAAAGAGAAGCCCAGAATTGAGTCTTGCAAAGAGCAGAAGCCCAGAACCAAGTCCTGTAAAGAGCAGAAGCCCAGAACCAAGTCCTGTAAAGAGCAGAAGCCCAGAATTGATTCCTGTAAAGAGCAGAAGCCCAGAACCAAGTCCTGTAAAGAGCAGAAGCCTAGAAACAAGTCCTGTAAAGAGCAGAAGCCCAGAACCAAGTCCTGTAAAGAGCAGAAGCCCAGAACCAAGTCCTGTAAAGAGCAGAAGCCCAGAACCAAGTCCTGTAaagaacagaagcccagaaccGAGTCCTGTAAAGAGCAGAAGCCCAGAACCAAGTCCTGTAAAGAGCAGAAGCTCAGAAGCAAATCCTGTAAGGAGCAGAAGCCCAGAACCAAGATCTGCAAAGCCCAGGACCCCAGAATATAGTCTTTCAAAGACCAGGAACCTAGAACAGAATTTTGTAAAGACAAGAAGTCCTGGCCAGAGTTCACTAAAGACCAGAAATCCTGGCCTAATATCAGACAAGGCCAGAGGTCTAGGCCAGAGTTTCGAAAAGACTCAAAATCCAAGCCAAGGTCCTGTGGATATTAGAGACCAAGTCCAGACCTCTATAAAGAGCAATGTCCCAGACCAGGAAGACACAATAATCAAGTCAAAGGAACCTATAGGCACCTATGTCTCACCTCAGTACCCTGTAGCGATCCAATTTGTGGACTCATATCCAATTAGAAGCTATCTAATATCTCATTCTTCAGGAACTTACTTTGAACCTCTGAAAACCTATGTGATGCCTTCATATCCAGTGAGAAACTGTGTTACACCTCAATATCCTTTGCAGGCCTTTGTCCAATATCCCTTGATGAACTACAGTTCACCACAGTATCCTGTGAGATCCTACAAAGTTCCTGTGTATCCTTTGAAGACCAACATTGAATCTAAATATCCTGCCAGGTGCATCAGTCTTTAA